Genomic window (Gemmatimonadota bacterium):
GCCACCTGTTCCGCCATGACGAGTCCCTGGCGGCAGATGCCGGTAAAATCAGCGCCATGACCCGGGATATAACTGAATTTTTATCCGAGCAGCATGGCGTGACCGAAAATGGCGAAATGGAGCAGGTCCGTGTCCTCTACCAGAGTCCCTGTTCCATGCAACACGGCCAGAAAATCGACATACAACCGCAGACCCTGTTGCAGCAAGCCGGCTTCAAGGTACGGGAACTGCCGGAAAAATATATGTGCTGCGGCTCGGCGGGTACCTATAATATCCTGCAACCAGCGATCGCCGCTGAACTGGGAGCAAGAAAAGCGGCCTGTATTGACCAGGCAGACGTGGACGTCGTGGCCAGCGGCAACATGGCCTGCATGATGCACCTGCGGCAATTCACCGATGTCCCCTTTGTGCATACGGCAGAACTGCTTGACTGGGCGACAGGCGGCCCCAAGCCGTTTTAAACTGCAAACCATATGACAACCAGGAGTGAAGCATGAACAACCCGGTAAACATCACCGTATTCCGCTGGGCCGGTGAGTGGGGGCCCTTCAAGGTCAAGATCCCCTGCGGGGAATGTGCATTGACCAAAGACATAATCCAGGACTGTATAGATTCGGACCTGGCCGGTATAGACGTCGAACTCGACATGCGCGACTGGCTCACGGAGTGGTGGAAACCCCTGCCCAAAGGAGGCTGGCATGCCCCGATCGTACTGGTTAACGGCAGGATCATCTCCCAGGGTGCGGCCCTGAACCGGGGCGTACTGACCCAGTCAGTCATTGAGGAAGCAACAGGCAGTTCACAGATACAGGGTAACCACGCTTACGGCAAGGCCACCTGCCCCCACTGCGTGCGCGCCAAGGGATACCTGGAACAGGCCGGAGTCGACTACCAGTACCACGATGTAGTCAAGGACCCGCGCTCGCTGTATGAAATGCTGGCAAGGGTAAAACCGATCATCGGCCCGAAAACCCCGGTTACCGTGCCGCAGATCTGGCTGGACGGGAGCTATGTGGGCGGCGCCGATGAACTGAAGCGCATTCTTGACCTGCCCGAAGTGGAACCGAACCCGGAGCGGGGACAGTGTTCCCTCTCTCCGGCGCGCTGAACTTTAACGTCCAATCTTTGCCTAAGAGTTAAGCGCGAAAGCATTGTTTCTTGAACTGTAAACTCTGGTTAAATCAGAGTTTCCCTGATCATGTCATGTTGAGGAGAAAATCATGAGCGAAAGCAAGTGCCCGGTAATGGGCAAAGCCGGCAATGGCGCCGGTGGCAGAGGTACGACAAACCGGGACTGGTGGCCGGACCAGTTGGAACTGGATCTTCTACGCCAGCATTCTTCCAGGTCCGACCCGATGGGCGAGGATTTCAACTACGCTGAAGAGTTCAAAACCCTGGACCTGGCCGCGGTAAAGCAGGACCTCTATGAACTGATGACCACGTCACAGGACTGGTGGCCGGCCGACTACGGTCACTACGGTCCATTCTTTATCCGCATGGCGTGGCACAGCGCCGGCACCTACCGGATCGGCGACGGCCGCGGTGGCGGCGGGACCGGCAACCAACGCTTTGCCCCCGTCAACAGCTGGCCTGATAACGGCAACCTGGACAAGGCGC
Coding sequences:
- a CDS encoding heterodisulfide reductase-related iron-sulfur binding cluster, whose protein sequence is HLFRHDESLAADAGKISAMTRDITEFLSEQHGVTENGEMEQVRVLYQSPCSMQHGQKIDIQPQTLLQQAGFKVRELPEKYMCCGSAGTYNILQPAIAAELGARKAACIDQADVDVVASGNMACMMHLRQFTDVPFVHTAELLDWATGGPKPF
- a CDS encoding glutaredoxin; the encoded protein is MNNPVNITVFRWAGEWGPFKVKIPCGECALTKDIIQDCIDSDLAGIDVELDMRDWLTEWWKPLPKGGWHAPIVLVNGRIISQGAALNRGVLTQSVIEEATGSSQIQGNHAYGKATCPHCVRAKGYLEQAGVDYQYHDVVKDPRSLYEMLARVKPIIGPKTPVTVPQIWLDGSYVGGADELKRILDLPEVEPNPERGQCSLSPAR